AAGCGGAACGAATCAAGAAAGACGCTCTGGCGCTGGAATCTGCCGGCGCGTTCTCAATTGTGCTGGAAAAAGTGCCAGCACAATTGGCAAAAACAGTTTCGGAATCGTTGAAAATACCGACGATCGGAATCGGCGCGGGCGTTGATTGCGACGGACAAATTCTCGTCATTTACGATTTGCTTGGTTTATTCGACAAGATGCAGGTCCGGTTTGCGCGGCGTTATGCCGATCTCAGTGAAACCATTCGGAAAGGCGTTTCGGACTATTGCTCGGATGTTCGGGCGGGGAAATTTCCTTCCAAAGAGGAGAGTTACTAAAAAATGAGAGTCGTGAGCAGTATTCCGGAAACACGGGAAATCCTCCGGGAAATTCGTCTTGCCGGAAAATCCGTCGGTTTAGTTCCAACGATGGGCTACTTGCATGAGGGACATCTTTCGCTCGTCGATGAAGCGAAGAAACGATGCAATTTTATCGTTATGAGCATTTTCGTCAACCCGACGCAATTTGGACCAAATGAAGACTTGGATAAATATCCGCGCGACTTTGAGCGCGATGAAAAATTAGCGCAGCAACGCGGTGTCGATCTGATATTTTATCCCAACGTGGCGGAAATGTATCCCAAACCATATTTTACTTATGTCATGACCGAACAACTTTCCAAAACGCTGTGCGGCGCGTCGCGTCCGATTCATTTCCGGGGCGTGACGACGATTGTTTCAAAATTATTCAACATCGTTCAGCCGGACATTGCGGTTTTTGGGCAAAAAGACGCTCAGCAGGCGATCATCATCCGGCGAATGGTTGACGATTTGAATTTTCCGGTTCAAGTTGTCGTCGCTCCGATCGTTCGGGAAGCCGATGGATTGGCAATGAGTTCGAGAAATGTCTATCTGTCACCGGAAGAACGTCAGCAAGCGCCAATTATTTTCCGCGCGTTGAAGTCAGCAAAAGAACTCGTATTAAATGGTAATCGGGATGCTTTAGCCGTAGCGGAATTGATCCGGCGAACGATTGGCGAATCGCGGCTTGCGGAAATTGAGTATATCGAAATCGTTAATTCGATCACGTTGGAGAATGTACAAAATATTGAATCGGGGAATTTTGTCGCCGTGGCGGTTCGCTTTGGGAAAACCCGACTGATCGATAACCTGGTTTTGATTGATTGAACCGGAACAAATCCTATGAAATGGATGTTGTAAGATTGATTCGGATTTTTGCAGTAGAATGAGAAAATAGTCGAGAATCCACTTGACAAACTCATGTAAAACTTTTAAAATGGGATGTGAATTATGAAATCCGCAAATCGGGTGAAAAGATGAGGCGCAAAGCAGTAGTTATGTGGGTATCAATCTTTTTGTTTTTACCTTTCGGATTGGTGCATGGTCAGTTCAAAAGTCAATTAAGAGAGACTGCGTCCGTTGAGCAGAGCATTAAAATTCCCGGTATTGGGCCATCATTGTTGGGACTGGGATTTTTGGATAAAAGCCGCTTTTCAATGCACCAGTCTTACTCGCTTTCATTTGCGACGTTTGGAAAACAATCGGCGTCAATGGGCGTGTATCAGAACAATTTTTCTTATCTCTTTTCAGATAAGCTGATGATGAACGGTCGGGTCGGTTTTTCCCACGATCCGCTCAAGATGGGCAATACACAGTTAAACCAAAATCTGATGGACAATATTTCCTACGGGGCTGACATCATTTATCGTCCAAAAGATAATGTCTTGTTGAATTTTAGCTTCGATCGTGCTCCGGCGACTTACTATTACGGATACGGTCCATATTCTTATCGGTATTTTCCGTATTAGGTGATAGATAGTGAAGCGTAAGGTTCGATCCAAACACAACAGAAAAAAACAGTCAAAGCGAGGCGATGTTCAGAATTGGTTTCTGAATGTTGCGATTTTTTGTTTGGCGGTAATCATTGGCGGATTTATCTATTCGACCGGCAAACGCATGAATGATAATCTGCAAAAGGTCATGCTAAGTACCGCTGAAACGATGTCCGCTCCGGAAAATCCCTTCTCCAATATTATCATCGAGGTATTGAACGGTACCGAAAAACCCGGATTGGCGCTGGAATTCACGAATTATCTCAGGCAACAAGGATTCGATGTGATCGCTTCGGGAAACGCTTCGCGGTCGGATGTTCCCCAGACGATCCTGATTCAGCGAGCAGATGTTCCGGAAAAACTAAGTTCTGTCAACGCAACACTTTCGCTGGATTCTGGAAGATTATATGATGAAAAAGATCCTTCTTTACAAGTCGATATGACGCTCATTATTGGGAAGGATTACAATACGCTTCCCGTTTATTCAAAAATCCAATCGATCAAGGAAAACTGACCAGCCTGATGATAAAAAAGCCTGAAGAAAAACCTGCTGTGTCCGTGCGCGAATCGGCGGTCAAAGCGGCAAGGATTGCTTTTGATAAAAAAGCGACCGACGTCGTTATTCTGGATATGCGCGGATTGACCTCATTGACCGATTATTTTATCATTTGCACGGCCGAAGCGGATGCCCATACTAAAGCGATTGTCGATGAAATCGAGATGAAAATGCTTCCCGAAGAAAAACCGTGGCACATTGAAGGATACCAGCACCTGAAGTGGGTTCTGATGGATTATGTCGATTTTGTTGTGCATGTTTTTACACGGGAAACGCGCGACTATTATAATATCGAACGATTGTGGGCGGATGCTCCCGTCGAGAAAATTGAGTCTTCGGACGAATAGATCCGGCATTTCATATAATTCATTTTTACAGAACTTTTTTAGCGGTCAAGATTATTGCGATAAAATG
This window of the Candidatus Marinimicrobia bacterium CG08_land_8_20_14_0_20_45_22 genome carries:
- a CDS encoding pantoate--beta-alanine ligase; this encodes MRVVSSIPETREILREIRLAGKSVGLVPTMGYLHEGHLSLVDEAKKRCNFIVMSIFVNPTQFGPNEDLDKYPRDFERDEKLAQQRGVDLIFYPNVAEMYPKPYFTYVMTEQLSKTLCGASRPIHFRGVTTIVSKLFNIVQPDIAVFGQKDAQQAIIIRRMVDDLNFPVQVVVAPIVREADGLAMSSRNVYLSPEERQQAPIIFRALKSAKELVLNGNRDALAVAELIRRTIGESRLAEIEYIEIVNSITLENVQNIESGNFVAVAVRFGKTRLIDNLVLID
- the rsfS gene encoding ribosome silencing factor encodes the protein MSVRESAVKAARIAFDKKATDVVILDMRGLTSLTDYFIICTAEADAHTKAIVDEIEMKMLPEEKPWHIEGYQHLKWVLMDYVDFVVHVFTRETRDYYNIERLWADAPVEKIESSDE